From a single Plasmodium yoelii strain 17X genome assembly, chromosome: 9 genomic region:
- a CDS encoding PIR protein, producing MDSKVCGIINEIDNYFVDDPNNRGQNNLRNLLNTFFTDSECCNDEENIIYGFILLLKMFDGENLESDQIVEYASLWLSHKLNQKTQNLTTKLYDFYTENIITNSCYKGNISTDSDEDINMDVIDSKIRSMDIDINDISNFYDAFKSLCNMYSEINVDDYQCKTCLENAGEFFEKCEKVKNVFDITKGNFYLQLWSSLSNDYKFFENNYKNFWCKNAPSVVACPRSSVTTNILITIAIIFVTASILLGVSYKYSLFGFRKRSQKHHLREKLKK from the exons atggattCTAAAGTG tGTGGTATAATTAATGAGATtgataattattttgttgATGATCCGAATAACCGGGGACAAAATAATCTTaggaatttattaaatacgTTTTTCACTGATAGTGAATGTTGtaatgatgaagaaaatattatctatggttttatattgttactaaaaatgtttgATGGTGAAAATTTAGAAAGTGATCAAATTGTTGAATACGCCAGTTTATGGTTAAGTCATaaactaaatcaaaaaacacaaaatTTAACCACCAAATTATACGATTTTTATactgaaaatataataacaaatagTTGTTATAAGGGGAATATATCCACTGATAGTGATGAGGATATTAATATGGATGTTATAGATTCAAAAATAAGATCGATGGATATTgatattaatgatatatctaatttttatgatgcatttaaatcattatgtaacatgtataGTGAAATTAATGTAGATGACTATCAATGCAAAACATGTTTAGAAAATGCTGgagaattttttgaaaaatgtgaaaaagttaaaaatgtttttgatattactaaaggaaatttttatttacaactATGGTCtagtttatcaaatgattataaattttttgaaaataattataaaaatttttggTGTAAAAATGCCCCATCAGTTGTAGCTTGTCCACGAAGTTCAGTAACAACAAATATACTAATTACaattgcaattatatttgttacagcatcaattttattgggagtttcttataag tattcgttatttggatttcggaaacgatctcaaaaacaccatttaagagaaaagctaaaaaaataa